The DNA window ACTTTCAAAAAACCATTAACCGACCTCCAACCTAATTAGATCGGTTAACTGaccaattaaccgaattaattctgttcggtcggttaattcgattttaatcGAAATTTGAACACCCCTAAATACAAGCACAATTACCAAATTTAGAAATTAACTCGAGTAAATCAGCATGTAGGTAAGTAAACTTTCATTGCATTTAAAAGATACTCACTGAATttgatttaccaaaaaaaaataacctttcattttattcaaaagatAGTATTATAAAAGCGTGAAATATGCAGTACTTGGGAATCACGTATTAGAAAGAAAAGGGTTTCCGAAGATCACTCTTCACCATACGTACATAACCATATATCATCTACGTACAAACAATTGTTTTATAAGTTTGTCGTTTGGATTATGACGTCTCCACATGCACATCAAATTCCACATCTGCGGCTGCTTCCAGGAAACATGTACGCTTTAACAAGCGGCCAAACAGCCTATAGCATATAATAAACTCAGCTAATTTGGCATATCACTCACCTTTAATCCGTACCACAGCTGCGTTATTTTTATTGGAGAGAAGGAAAGTAGCTCCCTGACTTGTTTCATTGATGTCTCCCATGCAGACAGGCAAAAGCAATgaggtaaaaaaaaaagaacccaaaAAGTGTCAACAAAAATCTAGCTTTTCATTCCAATAATCTCTTTTGAAACTATTTAATAGATGCAAAAATGGTTGTTCTTCCTTCTTCCTTCTCGGTCGTTGCTACAAACGTTTTAAAACGATGCAGTTTCAGCCCAAGGAGACTCTAGCTGTATTCCACTCTTTGTTTGTTATTTAGTCTATATCCGTCAGAGTTTCTAACACAAGAACTGTTCTACGAGAAAACAAAAGTACGCAGTAATACAATATGATAATTTATAAGGTATTGTGCATGGACATAATTGTATTTGAGCATTTTATGGGGCTTGGATGATTGAGTGCATGGCTAAATACAAAAATCAGATTCAGATATTCATAGCCACAGGCCACCACTACGAAACATCGTTTATCGTTTCTACTCGATGGGGATACTTGAGCAATCAGGAAAGAAGCTGTGTTTATTGCTTTGGAGAATGGGGTCCGCAAagggttaattttataaaatataattaaatattttcctGGGTCAGTATATGACCCGTATAATACATAGTATTGGCGCCTATCTCAGAGACGCCAATGGTGGTGCCTATCTGAGAGGTGCCAATggtattattttatgtaaaaatttgtttcaaaatattaataaatgctgttaaataaatacaaaatcaaataaaattacataatataaaagttacattatataaaaattaaatgagttaacaacaactatatgattaaaaaattcagttctaattaaacttttaataaaatgatttttaatttttttataaacttttatgttaaactcaccaaatactaaactaaacacaacaatttatagcttaatcctaaattactaataaattaaattttaaataattacaaacacaaaaatttataacataatcctaaattactaacaaattaattataaaataattacaatattcatacaaaattacaatattcatacaaacaaTATTATAATAtccatacaaaattacaatattcatacaaacaatattacaatattcatacaaaattacaaaattacaatattcatacaaaatactaatcaaaaactataaatacaaaattaattataaaataattacaatattcataaaaaattacaatattcatacaaaaaattacactattcatacaaaatactaatccaaaactataaatacaaaatgaattataaaataattacaatattcatacaaaattataatattcatacaaaaagttacaatatacatacaaaattacCCATTGGCGCCTTCCTATGAGGCACTTTTAATGGCGCCTCCTTATGAGGCACTTTTAATGGTGCCTCCCTATGAGGCGCCACCCGACCCATTTTCCCCGTTGACCGTATTTTGACccgtatttttatttaatttttttaaataatattttattcaaaaacaagaaaaaaaatttaatagttttttattCATTGGCGCTTCTGAGATAGGCACCAATGAAAAAAGTAacccattttcgtaaataatttttCTGACACCCTAtttcagtaaaaaaaaattttagcctAGTTTAGTAAAAAACtcgaccaattgtataatttaacttaaattttttgtttgaaagatgatttaacatgccacgtcagcttaccgttacactgtTAACAAAAATTAATGGCTTAGTGACTATAATATTACAAAAtgttaacgtaagtgactaaaacgcaacattaacatttcaaacataagttgataaaatgtaatatgagataaacaaaagtgactattttaacaatttatcctttaaaatatagtaagaaattttaaataaagatgAGTTTTTTATCCTTCAAAACTGCtaacacataaaaaaaatcaaaaaaaaagtggaatttttttgagtctagttttcttGTTAAAAAAGACATGTTCAACACAACtggtttaatataaaaaattaaaattattttataaaattcaaaaaatttaaattaattttatacaaGTCAAAATTGTGATATACCTTTAACTGCTACAAGAGATATACTTTGACTGCTTTAATCATACTATTCAAACAGGAAATGGAACTATTGaaacaaacagttaaatttttcaacaaaatttgCAAATTAATTAGGTGAGAAAGAGAATATTTACATATACACTATTTTTCAATTGAGATTGGTGTGTGCCTATTATTCTGTTTTAGTGTAtcgttttaaatttattaatattttttttaaaaatattttataaatatcaaatgaatgatattaaataaatttcaaatataaaatattcatgcaCCTGTTGAcactcaatattttaataaaagtttttattttttattatcatagcggtaaaaaattaaaaattgatacaTAATATTTTGACCGAAACAAATTAATATAATCTGTAcagactaaaattttaattggtgtgaaaaatttaattatattgatttattattGAAACTATAATAACCGAAGCAACTGGAGTTACAATATCTCTCGTCGAGGAGgaattttatatgaaattaagAATGGATCCCACTAGCTACAAAAGTAAAAGACATAAACATTGATGTAAGGTTCAAATATGCTCGGCAAAGTGCGTAGCTAAGGGAGTTGGCAGGAGTCCCCGAtcctcttttaaaatttttaaaattttaaattaataaagattaaattgtactttgacactctttaaaatttataaaaatataaactattaaaataataaaattatatttttattatcataaaaattataatttaatttaaaatcgtaaaaaaatattttagcttCCCCGTGTGGGACTCTAATATTGATCATTTTGTGATATCTCCTCTAATAATCATTCATCAATTATCTCCTCCAATAATGTTTATTTTGGCCCGTACTCTTCAACCTTTTTACGTGTTTCTAAAAAGAATAAAGCTAGCTTTTTTAATTAAAGAGTCTGAGCTAAAGTGATTTTTTGAGGGTTGGTGAGTGGAGATTGCAATAATTAAATGAGATTGAatttttcttacaattttttatattatttttataacttttacaaatttttttatattttttaataatattattgattttaattaattccttttaaaatttacttttatagatgttttataatttatatgttttttttctagattatatatatttgaatttttatatttttaaatgtgtatatatatttaataaaagattttttttacataaaagcATTAGACGATGCTTTGTGATTGACTATAAGATTTTGTTAACGTATGTCAAGAAATAAATGATTGTCATACACATCGATAACCGATAATTTTTGTTATTCAATCTCACGGCATAAATCATTATATCTACTTGTGTTTCGTTTCAACTAATGAATATCAATAGATATGATTTTATTTCAAACAGTTGACCTATTATCTGTGTTTTACTTAAGGGTGATTTTATCAATCAATAATACATAACTAGATCCCTTTTTTTATtgaatacataaattatttttaaatcaatagTAATTCTatccttatttatttatcatatttttatttaatttattcatttccctttgttttaattataaaataataaaaatttaattgttttataattatgttGAGATATCAtggaattatattttattttaagtaaaattaagcGCTTTAAACTTATATTTAGTTCAACCATATATTTACCTTAGatgaatttgtaaaattatttttatttaaaattatataatttacatTATGTAAAAGATATTAatgtaaaaatgattaaaaatataaaaaacaaagaaataaagaaaaatttgaaGTTGTCttaaagttaatttttatatacttgaataaaaaataaaacaaaaaaagttaATATGTATTCacatagaaaattattaaaaatgaataaaagtttttaattttaaaaaaaatggtaccGGTTCAACCCTTTTAAaagcaaaatttttttttttgacataataacttatttgatcttccaaatttataaaaaaaattattttgttcacccatttaattttttttgtcctttttagtctttaagtttaagttttttattatcaaatcaccccaaaatgaatggaaaaattaACGTTTTTAACTTTATTGACGTTGCATACATGTGAATCACCATGTGGATGatacatcaacatttaattaattttttaatatttaaaaattttaaaaaagttataaaaactaattttaaaaattaaaaatcattaaaattataattttttaatatttaaaaaataattaaatgttgactTGCCATCTACGTGGCAATCCAGGTGTATGCCACATAGTAAAGTTAGCAAACATTAACTTTTTCTTCAAATTTGGGGTGATTTgcaaaaaatacaagttcaagagCTGAAAGAAgcgaaaaattaaattaagggctaaagtgattttttatcaatttgaaggGTAAAAAAgttcattataattatttttctaatttttgaaaaattgaaaatgaaaactattattctgaaaataaaaatagaaaccaAACAATATCCAAAAatcagtttttatttttaaaaaaaagtaaaaaaatgataaataaaaataaaagtttatttttaataatgaaatcATGAACTTTTTGAGacctaagaaataaaataaaatatctttacatttatataaaattaaagcaaTGTATGAGATTTAATATTCAAAAAACtgttgataaattttttttttatttttatatgagtTTGAATAGGTaccaattattttaaattaaaaattcttgttttcattatttttacttttagttaaaacaaaatttcattattttttaatttgtacgtatttccatttttattctttaaaaatcattttcaaaatttttaattaaatgcgTTTATCTTTCATTTTCCAATAAAATGAAaccgaaaattatttttattttttaaaaccacattatttctattcatttaaaaaaaaatattagggtttacttttctttaaaactttgatttttctTCCATCAATCATCTTCTCCGATTTGAATAttaattaaaactttttgaacGAAAGCAaccgttttttttttcttcacgtgtatgagttaaaaaaaaatgttttgtaaAAGTGTATGGATTGTATAGTTATTTAGCAAAGTATGCGAAATCGGTAGCTGGAGTTTCGATTTCAAAAGTCGCCACCACTAGAGTCCAATTTCAGTGAAAATGGCTGGAGCATGAAATTTTATTGATGCATGAAGTTTTGGCATGAATTTCATTTAACAACTTTCAGCTAGGCCTCATTAATGGTTAAGTCATTCGTATAAAAACTGAAAGATTTTAGACAAAAATGAAGGCTTGAAAAAtgggtttagacaaaaaaataagatCCATTTTTTAAACGAATCAGGTTTCgagtaaaatttttttggccctAGCCCGAATCAGTTTATACTTTCTTTTTTGCTGCCATCTCgttattatattgctattattttgttgttattgtttggatattgtataactattgttttattgttaatttgattactattttagaagcatttacttgttaagttgcaactGTGTTATTTAAGTACAAAAACTTTTTTAATGTATTTCTAAATTGtagggaaacatttattttaatatttttagtgtatttgatgtattatattttaaaatttatttttatataaaaagaataatataaaaatttaatacaagCGAGCCAAATCAAATTTGGGTTTAGCATTTTTTACTTGGGCTAGACTTAGGCAGAATTTCAAACTAATTTTTTCAGTACGGGTCGAGCCCAATCCtaaaaaacaagcttaaaaattaatattgacCCAATCTAAATTTAACCCGACTCATGATGATGACTATTTTGACCCATAAATACTTTTTATTGGTATTTGTTAACAAAGGTTTTTAAGGCACTTTTTAACTGAGTTGTTACCTGTTAATAAGTTGTTTTAAAGGTATTTATTAATTGGGTTGGTgttagattaatttatttttatttgaaaagaatttaatatatattaaagaaaagtaaaaaatgaCAGCAAGACTTCAtaattgttataataataaattgcTAGTTTTCGTTGTTCTGAACACTAAAGCTCTCCCCCCAGGGAATGAAAAACGCGTTTGACCTTGTAAAACTCGTTCACCATGAAtgcttcttcttcatcttcatcaatCTCCTTTTCCTTTTTAACGCGTGCACAAACTGAGTCAAAAAACACCCAAAATTTTTGTTGCCCTGAAAAACAGCAATTTAGGCCGCAAAACGTCGCTGAATCCAACACTTTCAAATACTCCACTTCTTCCCTCCATTTTCTCCACTTATCAAGCCTTTTGCTAGAATCTTAAGAACCAAAACCCGACAAAGATCTGCCCTTTTGCTTTGTCTTGTTTTCAGCTTGATTTATTTGTTTTCTGGTCCGatcaattttatttacttttttggtTGTTGTGATGGCGGATATTGTGAAACAAATCTTGGCGAAGCCGATTCAGTTAGCGGACCAAGTAACGAAAGCGGCGGATGAAGCGAGTTCGTTTAAGCAAGAGTGTGCGGAGCTTAAGTCCAAGACAGAGAAACTTGCTGGCTTGCTCCGACAAGCGGCGCGTGCGAGTTCCGACCTTTACGTTCGTCCCACGCGCCGCATAATCGACGATACTGAACAAGTCCTCGACAAAGCCCTCTCTTTGGTCCTCAAATGCCGCGCCAACGGCATTATGAAGCGCGTGTTCACAATCAACCCTGCTGCCGCCTTCCGTAAAATGTCTTCTCAGCTCGAGAACTCTATCGGCGATGTGTCCTGGCTCCTCCGTGTGTCAGCTTCAGCTGACGATCGGGACGATGAGTACTTAGGCCTTCCTCCGATCGCTGCTAACGAGCCTATTTTACACCTAATTTGGGAACAGATCGCGATTCTTTACAACGGTTCGCTTGAAAATCGGTCCGAAGCGGCTGCCTCGCTTGTTTCGCTAGCCAGCGATAATGATCGATACGGGCAACTGATTATAGAAGAAGGAGGGGTTGGGCCGTTATTGAAATTGGTCAAAGAAGGGAAAGTCGAAGGTCAAGAAAACGCCGCCAAAGCAATTGGGCTTCTCGGCCGGGACCCCGAAAGCGTCGAGCACATGATCCACGCTGGCGTTTGCACGGTGTTTGCTAAAATCCTCAAAGAAGGTCCAATGAAAGTTCAAGCCGTGAGTGCGTGGGCAGTGTCTGAGTTGGCTGCTAATTACCCCAAATGTCAAGATTTGTTTGCCCAGAACAATGTCATCCGATTACTCGTTAGTCATTTGGCGTTTGAAACGATTGAAGAGCATAGCAAATATGCAATTGCTAGTAACAAGGCTTCATCCATCCACGCAGTGGTTATGGCGAGTAGTAATAATAATTCGAATGTGAAAATTGTTGTTGAGGAAGATCATCAGACTCAAATTCCGCATCCAATGGGGAACCGAGAGCCGAATCAGATCCATCATGTGGTTAGAAATACTATGGCAATGCAAGGAGGGGCGAAATTGCCACAAAAGCCTAGTAATAACCATGTTAGGAGTAATAGTCAGGGCAATGTCATTGCCAAGCAAGCTCACCAGCTTAGTTATCAGTATCACCAGAATGGTTTGATTACAGGGGCGAGTACTAAGGGAAGGGAATCGGAAGATCCTGCAACCAAGTCTTATATGAAAGCAATGGCAGCTAGAGCCTTATGGCATCTTGCTAAGGAGAATTCGCTTATCTGCAAGAGTATAACTGAGTCCAGAGCATTGCTATGTTTCGCGGTTTTGCTTGAAAAAGGAACTGAAGAAGTGCGGTTTAATTCAGCTATGGCATTGATGGAGATTACAGCTGTGGCAGAGCAGGATCCTGATTTGAGAAGGTCTGCTTTCAAGCCCAACTCTCATGCTTGTAAGCTCATCGTGGACCAGCTGTTGAAGATCACCGAGCAGGCTGATTCAGAACTGCTGATTCCTTGTATCAAGGCTATCGGAAATTTGGCTAGGACGTTTAGAGCTACGGAAACAAGGATGATTGCCCCTTTGGTCAAACTTCTTGACGAAAGGGAAGCCGAAGTTTCCAAGGAGGCTGCAATTGCACTTGCCAAGTTTGCTTGCACGGACAACTATCTACACCTTGATCACTCCAAGGCAATCATTAATGCAGGAGGTGCAAAGCATTTGATTCAGCTTGTGTATTTCGGGGAACATATTGTTCAACTTCCAGCATTACTTCTCCTATGCTACATTTCCCACCATGTACCTGACAGCGAGGAACTTGCTGAAGCCAAGGTTCTTACCGTCCTCGAATGGGCATCCAGGCAATCCAACATGACCCAGAATGCAACTGGCAAACTCTTACAAGAGGCCAAAAGTAGATTGGAGCTGTATCAGTCTAGAGGGTCAACCGGATTTCATTGATCCAATCACTTTCCCTTTGTAATTTCTCTCTTTATACAGTACCCCATCATTGAGTTCATAATTCTAAATTGGAGTGTACATACAGTTAGAAGTCTTCCATAATGCATGCTAAGTAGTATTGTCAGCCATTTGCAGAGTTGCTGCTTTTTTTTCTGTTCTGTGTACTCACCAATTGCCCTAGGAATCCCAGCTGTCTGTTAGTTTATAAACTAGAAATTAAATTTCCTGTATTATTGCTTTTCCTGTATGCAATGTTGGGAAATGCAAAGTTAGCCTCTTTTTTCTGCTGAAACATCAGTTTATGGTGTGATGACATTTCATGCCGAAGGTACATTTGCAAGATTCTTTGTCTCAATGCAACATACTTCACTTTCAATTGTGAGATTCGCATGCTACTGTCCATTCACATCACTAGGTTGGTAACCAATTCGAAATTATTGCTATAGCCTACCTTGTACTCTCCAAATTTGTTACTCTTTACTataggtgagtttggatgggcggtacgTTTACCTGCGATTAGTGTACAAACAGCgatagcggtgagattagatactgtaataatactgtagcgtgagacaaaaagtaagctaaacacaCCGCACCCATCCAAACCCATTACATCATGTGGAGCACTTTGGTTTGGTGATATTTCCTATATGGATGATTGCGTTGCAAGCTAAGAATCAGATTCCATTCCTGCAGTTCTTACATATGGACAAAATACCGTTGCTTACATGGAGCTTTTGAAcgaagatccgttaattttatatCAACCATTATTATATATGAAACCAACTGGACTAAAACaaatacatgaataaataatacCCAGAAGATGACATAATATAAAAGAACATGTCAGATACACAGACCTGCCAGAATCTATATTACAAGAATTATTAATGAATTAAAGTTTATACAAGTGGTAGGTGAAAATAACAAGTCACTAGATGTAAGGACTGTCGGCCATAATACTCGGTACCGTACTTGCCAGTACCTACAGTTTCGGTCATCAGTCGGTACTAAGTACAACTCTCCATGTGCCGCGTAAtggatttggaaaaaaaaaacaaaacctgTTTAGAAAAGAAATCGGGTTTCGGGTAAAGCTTTTTTACTCGAACTCGGCACAACTCGAATTTACTAAAAAGAATTTTTTTGCTGtcttttttactaatttttttgtttttgttttactattttattatcattttactattatgttgctattattttgttgttattgttcgAATATTCTACaactattgttttatttttaatttttttactattttagagacatacataatattttaagtttcacttatgttaatgttatttaagcaTACATAGTTCTTTTAATTTGCTTCCaagttgttggaaaatatttgttttaatgtttttagtatttttgatgtattatatatattttaaaaattatataaaaattaatacggacGAGTCAGGACAAGCTcaagttttagtattttttaccCGGGTCGAGCTTCtgtaaaattttaaacccattttttggTCGAGTTAAGCCTAGCAAACAACCCTAAGGTTTTGGTTGGACCCGACCCGACCTATGAACACCTCTAGTACTAAGTAACTTAGGCTTTATTCTAGTGAGGATTCGATATGTTTCGACTTGTTTTAATCAATACTATCTTTTATTGTGTATGCCAGCTCATATCAATTAGTacaaaatattgatattttaaatataatttttttttcacattaaacattttaaaaaatacatttaaatttaaaacataattattaaattaagttactgaacttaattaataattttaaaatttatatttacatataaatatatagataattatttgatatattgatgGTTGAATTTTTTATCTCTATAACTCCGATTGTAGAGTTAAAACAAAATTCTACCTCAATctatcaaataattatcataaatatattttttcttcaaaaataaataaatttatatagacatatttgaaatatatttatatataatttattaagactatgtgaaaataaaaatcaataaatccCAAAAATAAGTTGCAACACATGAAGCCCCCACACCAAAAGCTGgggcaatttaccaataaaagtcatttttttaaaaaaaaattatcgaaatgggccaattttttaattatttaccggaatggttcTTTTCCGGGAAATCGCGTCtgcgtcagcgcgatgtcagggtacgcgtcaggaaatcgcgtccacattAGCGCGAgatgctgacgtggacgcgatttcggcccgcgcgtgaacagtacctaacagtcaaaaaaataaaataccggacccatttcgataaattttaaaaatatagggattttttggtattttgaaaaaataaattttgaatctttttgtatttgtatttatt is part of the Gossypium hirsutum isolate 1008001.06 chromosome D11, Gossypium_hirsutum_v2.1, whole genome shotgun sequence genome and encodes:
- the LOC107912028 gene encoding uncharacterized protein is translated as MADIVKQILAKPIQLADQVTKAADEASSFKQECAELKSKTEKLAGLLRQAARASSDLYVRPTRRIIDDTEQVLDKALSLVLKCRANGIMKRVFTINPAAAFRKMSSQLENSIGDVSWLLRVSASADDRDDEYLGLPPIAANEPILHLIWEQIAILYNGSLENRSEAAASLVSLASDNDRYGQLIIEEGGVGPLLKLVKEGKVEGQENAAKAIGLLGRDPESVEHMIHAGVCTVFAKILKEGPMKVQAVSAWAVSELAANYPKCQDLFAQNNVIRLLVSHLAFETIEEHSKYAIASNKASSIHAVVMASSNNNSNVKIVVEEDHQTQIPHPMGNREPNQIHHVVRNTMAMQGGAKLPQKPSNNHVRSNSQGNVIAKQAHQLSYQYHQNGLITGASTKGRESEDPATKSYMKAMAARALWHLAKENSLICKSITESRALLCFAVLLEKGTEEVRFNSAMALMEITAVAEQDPDLRRSAFKPNSHACKLIVDQLLKITEQADSELLIPCIKAIGNLARTFRATETRMIAPLVKLLDEREAEVSKEAAIALAKFACTDNYLHLDHSKAIINAGGAKHLIQLVYFGEHIVQLPALLLLCYISHHVPDSEELAEAKVLTVLEWASRQSNMTQNATGKLLQEAKSRLELYQSRGSTGFH